A genomic segment from Verrucomicrobiota bacterium encodes:
- a CDS encoding mechanosensitive ion channel family protein: MDDFFNKLFDVLRSILDYHLFKALTVADLIKLFVLFGVVIVVERFLRRHFTLRLLKRSHFEPSLQYALGKIMGYCFLALGFYISFQMANIDLSSLAIVAGAVGVGLGFGLQNIISNFVSGLILLAERPIAIGDRVEISGVAGQVKKISLRSTTVVTNDNIAIIVPNADFITHSVTNWSYDDPRVRYRIPFGVAYGTDLKKLQGLMMEVAAEHPKALKEPKPSLFMTGFGDNSLNFELAVWSSEMTVSPRTFRSDLNFAIEQKLRENNIEIPFPQRDVHLRSGSFVSSSPSPEKS; encoded by the coding sequence ATGGATGATTTCTTCAACAAGCTGTTCGATGTTCTTCGATCAATACTGGACTACCACTTGTTCAAGGCGCTCACCGTGGCCGACCTGATCAAGTTATTCGTGTTGTTCGGCGTGGTCATCGTGGTGGAGCGCTTCCTGCGCCGGCATTTTACACTGCGCCTGCTCAAACGATCGCACTTCGAACCTTCCTTGCAATACGCGTTGGGCAAAATCATGGGCTACTGCTTTCTAGCGCTCGGCTTTTACATTTCGTTTCAGATGGCAAACATCGACCTGAGTTCGCTGGCGATCGTGGCGGGCGCGGTGGGGGTCGGGCTGGGATTCGGTCTGCAGAACATCATCAGCAACTTTGTCAGCGGCTTGATTCTCCTGGCGGAGCGACCCATCGCCATCGGCGACCGGGTGGAAATCTCCGGCGTGGCTGGTCAGGTCAAGAAGATCAGCTTGCGCAGCACGACAGTGGTGACGAACGACAACATCGCGATCATTGTGCCGAATGCTGATTTCATCACGCACAGCGTCACGAATTGGAGTTACGACGATCCCCGCGTGCGCTACCGCATCCCCTTCGGCGTCGCCTATGGAACGGATTTGAAAAAGCTGCAAGGCTTGATGATGGAAGTCGCCGCCGAACATCCGAAGGCGCTGAAAGAGCCCAAGCCATCCCTGTTCATGACCGGCTTCGGCGACAACTCGCTTAATTTCGAATTGGCGGTCTGGTCCTCGGAGATGACGGTCAGCCCGCGGACGTTTCGCAGTGATCTCAATTTTGCGATCGAACAGAAATTGCGTGAGAACAACATTGAAATTCCGTTTCCGCAACGCGACGTGCATCTGCGCTCGGGTTCGTTCGTCTCGTCATCTCCATCTCCTGAAAAGTCATGA
- a CDS encoding ClcB-like voltage-gated chloride channel protein — MQLGTPTLEKVVAGAQAYILRNWRRALRLRERLRFSEETFHLILAGAVGVLGGFVNLLFYLCTESVTKLFLRHTGDPVEVAEILGWWQRLLAPTLGGLAAGLVLYWGLRIAGQKGSSNLLEVVVAGDGRLPFRVGIVKTLSSLLSIGSGASIGREGGIVQLAATLASKGGQLANWQPYRLRLLVACGAASGIAAAYNAPVAGAVFAALIVLGNFSMNMFAPLVFASVIASIVSHSFFGMEPRYVVPTFAVTRLTQLPWFLLLGILAGATGAAFLKMLHWCEERFQRLPLPIYARLALGGLAVGIIALAYPGVWGNGYVMTNRILHGQYAGELFPVLFLTGLLLAKVLATLATVGSGAVGGVFTPTLFLGAGLGCVFGTALHELGQAGGLPTGAFALVGMGSALAATTHSPLLAMILVFEISLNYSLMPPLMLACVVSSLLARRLHRESIYTAPLQLTQLTADRESARMGTATEQTVGELMREPVPPVRENVKLREIAERFLSSSNNFLPVVDAKRRLLGIVALQDLKEYLNAGEEMSAVIAYDVMRPPPPCVTPNQRLLEALPTVLASEQRNVPVVNSFKEYRLVGALARAEVLGLLSEAIAAGRQGKA; from the coding sequence GTGCAGTTGGGGACGCCGACATTGGAGAAGGTGGTTGCAGGCGCGCAGGCTTATATTCTGCGAAATTGGCGGCGCGCGTTGCGTCTCCGCGAACGGCTGCGCTTCAGCGAGGAGACCTTTCACTTGATCCTGGCGGGCGCCGTGGGCGTTCTCGGCGGCTTCGTCAATCTGCTTTTTTACCTCTGCACGGAATCGGTTACGAAATTATTTTTGCGTCACACGGGCGACCCGGTTGAAGTGGCCGAGATTCTGGGTTGGTGGCAACGATTGTTGGCGCCGACGTTGGGCGGACTGGCAGCCGGACTGGTTTTGTATTGGGGACTCCGCATTGCCGGGCAGAAAGGTTCGAGCAATTTGCTGGAGGTGGTGGTCGCGGGCGACGGTCGGCTGCCGTTTCGCGTTGGGATAGTCAAGACGCTTTCCTCCCTGTTGAGCATCGGTTCGGGCGCGTCCATCGGACGTGAGGGAGGCATCGTGCAACTGGCCGCCACGCTGGCTTCCAAGGGCGGACAGCTTGCGAACTGGCAACCTTACCGCCTGCGATTGCTGGTGGCCTGCGGCGCGGCATCGGGCATTGCCGCGGCTTACAATGCACCCGTGGCGGGCGCGGTGTTTGCCGCGCTGATTGTGCTGGGGAATTTCTCGATGAACATGTTCGCGCCGCTGGTGTTTGCCTCGGTCATCGCCTCGATTGTGTCCCACAGTTTTTTTGGCATGGAGCCGAGATATGTTGTGCCGACGTTTGCGGTCACCCGTTTGACTCAACTACCGTGGTTTTTGTTGCTGGGCATTCTGGCGGGAGCGACGGGTGCCGCCTTCCTGAAAATGCTTCATTGGTGCGAAGAACGGTTTCAACGCCTGCCGCTGCCCATTTACGCCCGCCTGGCTCTGGGTGGATTGGCAGTGGGAATCATCGCGCTGGCCTATCCCGGTGTGTGGGGCAACGGCTATGTTATGACGAACCGGATTTTGCACGGTCAATATGCCGGAGAATTATTTCCCGTGCTATTCCTGACGGGTCTGCTCCTCGCAAAAGTACTGGCCACTTTGGCGACGGTTGGTTCGGGCGCCGTCGGCGGGGTGTTTACGCCCACCTTGTTCTTGGGTGCGGGTCTGGGATGCGTGTTCGGCACGGCCTTGCACGAATTGGGTCAGGCTGGCGGGCTGCCGACCGGCGCGTTTGCGCTGGTGGGAATGGGGAGCGCGCTGGCGGCGACCACGCATTCGCCGTTGCTGGCGATGATTTTGGTGTTCGAGATTTCCTTGAATTATTCGCTGATGCCGCCGTTGATGCTGGCGTGCGTTGTTTCGTCACTGCTGGCGCGCCGGCTGCATCGGGAATCCATCTACACGGCGCCACTACAACTGACCCAGTTGACCGCCGACCGGGAAAGCGCGCGCATGGGTACTGCGACTGAGCAAACCGTGGGCGAACTGATGCGCGAGCCGGTGCCGCCGGTGCGTGAGAATGTGAAGTTGCGGGAGATCGCCGAACGTTTCCTGTCCAGTTCGAATAATTTTCTCCCGGTGGTGGATGCCAAAAGGCGGCTGCTTGGCATCGTGGCGCTTCAGGATTTGAAGGAGTATCTCAACGCCGGGGAGGAGATGAGCGCGGTGATTGCCTACGACGTGATGCGTCCGCCGCCACCGTGCGTGACACCCAATCAACGGTTGCTGGAGGCGTTGCCGACGGTGCTCGCCAGTGAACAGCGGAACGTGCCCGTGGTAAACTCATTCAAGGAATATCGACTGGTCGGCGCCCTGGCACGCGCTGAAGTGCTGGGACTGCTTTCCGAAGCGATTGCCGCGGGCCGCCAGGGCAAAGCGTGA
- a CDS encoding undecaprenyl/decaprenyl-phosphate alpha-N-acetylglucosaminyl 1-phosphate transferase encodes MSFPFNVYLLAFGGAWLTALLTLPAWRAWCLRIGLVDDPGHRKIHQSPIPLAGGLAVLTGILVPTVAAILLIQSGLTGLQTTSLTHGLGARRKELAAIFFGAVTMVALGLWDDKYELRASVKFAGQLFIAAIVAGAGVRVTLFVPSIAFSYAITVLWILTVINAFNFMDNMNGLCAGLGAIGAFCFAAFAAVSGQYLVALLALLVCGALLGFLPYNFPKAGAFLGDAGSHLVGYLLAVLAILPHFYTQKNPRVLAVLTPLLILAIPLLDLVWVVALRWRRGQPFYIGDTNHLSHRLVRRGLSPVRAVLLIWLLATVLGVLAFI; translated from the coding sequence GTGAGTTTTCCATTCAACGTTTATCTGCTGGCCTTCGGCGGCGCGTGGCTGACCGCGCTTCTGACGTTGCCGGCGTGGCGGGCCTGGTGTTTGCGCATCGGGCTGGTGGACGATCCGGGCCATCGCAAGATTCACCAATCGCCCATCCCGCTGGCGGGCGGATTGGCCGTGCTGACCGGAATACTCGTGCCCACCGTCGCCGCGATCTTGCTCATCCAATCCGGCCTCACCGGTTTGCAAACCACCTCCTTGACTCACGGCTTGGGGGCGCGCCGCAAGGAACTGGCCGCGATCTTTTTCGGCGCGGTGACGATGGTCGCGCTGGGATTGTGGGACGACAAATATGAATTGCGCGCCTCCGTGAAATTCGCGGGACAGCTTTTCATCGCGGCCATTGTCGCCGGCGCCGGCGTGCGCGTGACCTTGTTTGTGCCCAGCATCGCGTTCAGCTACGCCATCACGGTTTTGTGGATTCTGACCGTCATCAATGCCTTCAACTTCATGGACAACATGAACGGTCTTTGCGCAGGTCTGGGTGCCATCGGCGCGTTTTGTTTCGCCGCGTTCGCCGCCGTGAGCGGGCAATATCTCGTGGCGCTGCTGGCGCTGCTGGTCTGCGGCGCGTTGCTCGGCTTCCTGCCGTACAATTTTCCGAAGGCCGGCGCGTTTCTTGGCGATGCGGGCAGTCATCTGGTGGGTTACCTGCTCGCGGTGCTGGCCATTCTCCCTCACTTTTATACGCAGAAGAATCCCCGAGTCCTGGCGGTGTTGACGCCGTTGCTGATTCTGGCCATCCCGCTGCTCGATCTGGTCTGGGTGGTCGCCTTGCGCTGGCGCCGCGGTCAACCGTTTTACATTGGAGACACCAATCATCTTTCTCATCGCCTGGTGCGGCGTGGTTTGAGTCCGGTCCGCGCGGTGCTGCTCATCTGGTTGCTGGCAACGGTCCTGGGTGTGTTGGCATTTATCTGA